atacatcgcaatcccaggaagattgtttttgcgagacataatagattgatatcacagaacatcattcattgcataacataatcgtcttacaacaaaggatcacatgatccagttttAATACAACATAgaggatctagagatcctattacaaaatacatagcggaagcgaagtagcggttgtggtccatctgtttcacaggcaactgttgacgtcaggagtggtcctagttgagtCAGGCCTTTGTCCTCACGTTTAAAAGAGATTGTTGATCAGAGTACCGTTGCAAAATCAACGATCACTAGGTTCAATGTCACCACGGATACGATTTTAATGTGTGCATCGCCATGCCGAATGGCAGCAGCTCACCTGTTTCAGCCCTTGCCTATAGCTCGCTGAAGCGCCTCACTAATAATCCCAGGTGGCACGGCGGTACAGCCGGCGTACTGCAAAACAAAATCACCAGAGAATGTTACATTAGTAAATGGATATAGCCACCATGAGCATGAATGGAACGTTGCATGCATTTCTATTGCGAGATCGATCATGGCTGATGTGCGCGCATGCCACACCTGAGCTCgtatcttcagagcaagaaggccACCCGGCGTCGAGGACTGCACGGATAGAATATCCAAGCCGAGGTCCTTCAAGGCATCAAACACTCGTGTCATCAGATTCTCCTTCCATCGGCACTGAACCTCTAGAAGCACCTCCTTGTCCATCATGGTGATGTTGacaatgttgcccggcttgttcccCCTCTCGATATTTCCATCGCCGAGCTCTGACGCCTTCCTCTTGGATCCAACCGAGACCTTCTTCCCGACAACATTGTGTCGCCTGCGGCCTGCTGTATCGGCCTGGCCCGAGGGTGCCCTGCTAGATTCTAGCTCTTCTACCCTTTGCTCAAGCTCTTTGAGATAGGCTATCGTTTCTGCTAGAACGGATGCTTTGTCCACCTGAAATAGTAGTACATATGTTATTATGTGAAAATGTCTTCAACTTCTCATGCAAAACAAAGAcatacaaagaagaaaatgagcaTGGTCACACCTTGTGAATGGACGGGACCAATGACTTGAGAATGAGGAACATCTCGTTGAGCTTCTCCCGACGCCTTCTCTCCGACATGACATGCCCCTTGACATTACTTTCTTGACCTCTCGCcatgtcgccaccgccaccattcgTCCATGCACCGCCAGCCATAGCTTTCTTTAGCAACTTTTGTGACTCCCCTGCAATCGACATAACCATGTCTTCTGAGGAGTCCGATGACCTCTTCCAGGGCGTAAAACACGATGATCGAGAGGATTCAAATGAGCAACTTCGAGTGAGAACATCATCAGTGATCCGGTCTGCGTCCGACACCGGTTCCGCTTCCAGAGAAGACATGACTTCAAAGGACCCGCCCAGGATCCAGTTATCCTCAAGAGCACGCACGTCCAGCTCCTCGCcaatgttgtagagctcgttgatcTCCTTTGTGATCAGCTCTAGGTTGCCATCGGACAAGCATTCGATCTCTCCGGACATCATCCCCTCGACGGCGTTGTGGTCGAGGTCTTCGAACACGATGTTGGCTTCATCGCCGGGTTCGTTTTGTGATGGGCTGGAGCTTGGTTCCTCCGACTCCGAGCATGTAGGAAACTGTATCTCCCAGAAGGATGTGCCTATCCGGTTCACAATGTTTGTGTCCTCCAAAACCTAGCAAAAAAAGATCAATATCACCTTACTACGATAAAATACATGTAGATGGATTCGGTCTTTGATGAGCGTCCAACTAATGGAACAAAAAATAAACACATAATATTCACGCAAAGTACTACAAATGATAGCTTGTTTTATTAACATGGGGCCgagtttttatttatgggagtGACTAATTTCACGTGATGTGATCGAATATCGGCTACAATCTATGTTAGAACTTCTTGCTAGCATGAATCACGAGATAACTCAATAGTTTGGAGTATTTATCTCAGTTGCAACCTAACCGATATGTTATAACTCATAACTAGCACGAATCATATATCATTCCAAGTTTCCAACGTTCTGAGTCATTTTCCTGGTTACAACCTCATGTGTAACTACCCATGTTGCAACTTATTGCAAGCATCGAATCACCTGCAATgctatggcctacgagctgattgAGAATTACGATATTTTACGATCGGCTGAAAATTAGCAAAATCTTCTGTTTATTTACTTTTGCTAGTTCTCCTGAAATTTTGGAATCTCAGTCACCTAGAATCAAAACTACTGCCAGGCCTAAAATTGCACTCTTTGAAAATCCTACGAAGCTTCAAAAGTCATGGTTACGTGTAATTTACTGGATGTGTAAGATGGTTCAACACTCTGTTTTTAGCCCGTTTTGTGCTGGACTGTAGTTTGCACGTTCCGAGGTACCATGTACGGGAAAGTTGTGACTAAGCAATATGAAAGGCGCACACCCCTGGCTGGACTAACAAGTTGCGTGGCTCGTTAAGGCTCGGCTTGTTATGCTTGTGATCTTTAAGACAAAA
This region of Lolium perenne isolate Kyuss_39 chromosome 2, Kyuss_2.0, whole genome shotgun sequence genomic DNA includes:
- the LOC127335982 gene encoding anthocyanin regulatory R-S protein isoform X1 yields the protein MAPSAPPSQEEPTQLPSPGKQFRNQLAAAVKSIDWTYAIFWCISTSRPGFLTWNDGFYNGEVKTRKITNSTDLTAADQLVLERSEQLRELYVSLLSGECDHRAKRPAASLSPEDLGDAEWYYTVCMTYAFRPGQGLPGKSFVSNQHIWLCNAQLADTKTFQRALLAKTASIQTVVCIPFMGGVLELGTAEQVLEDTNIVNRIGTSFWEIQFPTCSESEEPSSSPSQNEPGDEANIVFEDLDHNAVEGMMSGEIECLSDGNLELITKEINELYNIGEELDVRALEDNWILGGSFEVMSSLEAEPVSDADRITDDVLTRSCSFESSRSSCFTPWKRSSDSSEDMVMSIAGESQKLLKKAMAGGAWTNGGGGDMARGQESNVKGHVMSERRRREKLNEMFLILKSLVPSIHKVDKASVLAETIAYLKELEQRVEELESSRAPSGQADTAGRRRHNVVGKKVSVGSKRKASELGDGNIERGNKPGNIVNITMMDKEVLLEVQCRWKENLMTRVFDALKDLGLDILSVQSSTPGGLLALKIRAQYAGCTAVPPGIISEALQRAIGKG
- the LOC127335982 gene encoding anthocyanin regulatory R-S protein isoform X2, with translation MAPSAPPSQEEPTQLPSPGKQFRNQLAAAVKSIDWTYAIFWCISTSRPGFLTWNDGFYNGEVKTRKITNSTDLTAADQLVLERSEQLRELYVSLLSGECDHRAKRPAASLSPEDLGDAEWYYTVCMTYAFRPGQGLPGKSFVSNQHIWLCNAQLADTKTFQRALLAKTASIQTVVCIPFMGGVLELGTAEQVLEDTNIVNRIGTSFWEIQFPTCSESEEPSSSPSQNEPGDEANIVFEDLDHNAVEGMMSGEIECLSDGNLELITKEINELYNIGEELDVRALEDNWILGGSFEVMSSLEAEPVSDADRITDDVLTRRESQKLLKKAMAGGAWTNGGGGDMARGQESNVKGHVMSERRRREKLNEMFLILKSLVPSIHKVDKASVLAETIAYLKELEQRVEELESSRAPSGQADTAGRRRHNVVGKKVSVGSKRKASELGDGNIERGNKPGNIVNITMMDKEVLLEVQCRWKENLMTRVFDALKDLGLDILSVQSSTPGGLLALKIRAQYAGCTAVPPGIISEALQRAIGKG